A single window of Nicotiana sylvestris chromosome 5, ASM39365v2, whole genome shotgun sequence DNA harbors:
- the LOC138868789 gene encoding uncharacterized protein, with translation MAPFEALYGRRYRSPIGWFEVGEAELIGPDLVHQSMENVKIIKERLKTSQSHQKSYSDIRRRDLEFKEGGTQASVSNEMSLVHLVFHVSMLTKVVGDPSSIMPIETIEVNEELSYEEVLAAILDRHVRKLINKEIASVKVLWQNQQAEEAIWEADDEIKKKYPHLFA, from the exons atggcaccatttgaggcaCTGTATGGTAGAAGAtataggtctcccattgggtggttcgaggttggagaagctgaattgatagggccAGACCTTGTGCACCAGTCCATGGAGAATGTCAAAATTATTAAGGAAAGGTTGAAAACTTCTCAGAGtcaccaaaagtcttattcggacattcgtcgcagggatttggagttcaaagaag GTGGCACACAAGCTTCAGTTTCCaacgagatgtcattggtacatcttgtctttcatgtgtctatgttaacgaaggtagtgggagatccatcCTCTATCATGCCAattgaaactattgaggttaatgaagagctGTCGTATGAAGAAGTTCTAgctgccattcttgataggcatgTTCGGAAATTGAtaaataaggaaattgcatccgtgaaagtgttatggcagaACCAGCAAGCTGAGGAAGCCATTTGGGAAGCCGATGATGAAATTAAAAAGAAGTACCCACACTTGTTTGCATAG